The following are from one region of the Fusarium keratoplasticum isolate Fu6.1 chromosome 4, whole genome shotgun sequence genome:
- a CDS encoding 5-aminolevulinate synthase, producing the protein MDAVLRQSKAMCPFLKTASPATLRALSTSTRPQAALPSTAAASPCGGTMSKLQLLGQRCPVMGKAMAVQTAKHRAAASVRAFSGHSKTGKAKIHTSRNQEARAVDRPLFEGRDNAPIPPGTNPNRKATSASPVAAAAAAGFHSPGKFDYEGFYNAELDKKHKDKSYRYFNNINRLAKEFPRAHMSDKEDRVTVWCANDYLGMGRNTHVLNKMHETLEEYGAGAGGTRNISGHNRHAVELEGTLAKLHAKDAALVFSSCYVANDATLATLGSKMPDCVILSDSLNHASMIQGIRHSGTKKIVFKHNDIQDLEAKLASLPLHVPKIIAFESVYSMCGSIGPIEEICDLAEKYGAITFLDEVHAVGMYGPHGAGVAEHLDWEAHVKGAPRGTIMDRIDIITGTLGKAYGCVGGYIAGSSKLVDMIRSLAPGFIFTTSLPPATMAGAKTSIEYQMEYDGDRRLQQLHTRAVKEAMNARDIPVIPNPSHIIPILVGNAETAKAASDMLLNDYRIYVQSINYPTVPVGQERLRITPTPGHTKEYRDQLVQAVDEIWTRLNIKRTSDWAAEGGFIGVGEEGNVQEPLWTDKQLNVEQATEEIKATGNAANGITEALLELESRQTSEAATAA; encoded by the exons ATGGACGCCGTCCTTCGCCAGTCCAAGGCCATGTGCCCCTTCTTGAAGACGGCCTCGCCTGCCACCCTGCGCGCCCTGTCCACCTCGACCCGTCCCCAGGCCGCCCTCCCCTCGACGGCTGCCGCCTCTCCCTGCGGCGGCACCATGTCCAAGCTTCAGCTGCTCGGTCAGCGGTGCCCCGTCATGGgcaaggccatggctgtcCAGACGGCCAAGCACCGCGCTGCTGCCTCGGTTCGAGCCTTCTCTGGTCACTCCAAGaccggcaaggccaagattcaCACCAGCCGTAACCAGGAGGCCCGCGCCGTCGACCGCCCGCTCTTCGAGGGTCGCGACAATG CCCCCATTCCTCCTGGAACCAACCCGAACCGAAAGGCTACCTCGGCCTCTCccgtcgctgctgccgccgccgctggctTCCACTCTCCTGGTAAATTCGACTACGAAGGCTTCTACAATgccgagctcgacaagaagcacaagGACAAGTCGTATCGCTacttcaacaacatcaaccgTTTGGCCAAGGAATTCCCCCGCGCGCATATGTCTGACAAGGAGGATCGAGTAACTGTCTGGTGCGCAAACGATTACCTGGGCATGGGTCGAAACACTCATGTCTTGAACAAGATGCATGAAACCCTCGAGGAGTATggcgctggtgctggtggaaCCCGAAACATCTCCGGTCACAATAGGCACGCTGTCGAGCTCGAGGGTACACTGGCCAAGTTGCACGCTAAGGATGCAGCTCTTGTGTTCAGCTCATGCTATGTGGCCAACGATGCGACTCTGGCAACACTGGGTAGCAAGATGCCCGATTGTGTGATTCTGTCGGATAGCCTGAACCATGCCTCCATGATCCAGGGCATCCGACACTCTGGAACCAAGAAGATTGTGTTCAAGCACAACGACatccaggacctcgaggcAAAGCTTGCGTCTCTGCCGCTGCACGTACCCAAGATCATCGCCTTTGAGTCGGTGTACAGCATGTGCGGCTCCATTGGTCCAATTGAGGAGATTTGCGACCTTGCTGAAAAGTACGGTGCCATCACCTTTCTCGATGAAGTCCATGCTGTCGGCATGTACGGTCCTCAcggtgctggtgttgctgaGCACCTGGACTGGGAGGCGCATGTCAAGGGTGCCCCTCGGGGAACTATCATGGACCGCATTGACATCATTACTGGCACTCTGGGCAAGGCGTATGGCTGCGTTGGTGGATACATTGCCGGCAGCTCCAAGCTCGTTGACATGATTCGCTCTCTGGCTcctggcttcatcttcaccacTTCGCTGCCTCCTGCGACCATGGCTGGCGCCAAGACGTCGATTGAGTATCAGATGGAGTATGATGGTGACCGACGACTCCAGCAGCTGCACACTCGGGCTGTCAAGGAGGCGATGAACGCCCGAGACATCCCCGTAATTCCTAACCCCTCCCACATCATCCCCATCCTTGTTGGAAACGCGGAGACTGCCAAGGCGGCTTCCGACATGCTTCTCAACGACTACCGAATCTATGTGCAGTCGATCAACTACCCCACTGTCCCTGTCGGTCAGGAGCGTCTCCGAATCACTCCCACCCCTGGACACACCAAGGAGTACCGAGATCAGCTCGTCCAGGCTGTTGACGAGATCTGGACTCGGCTCAACATTAAGCGAACTTCTGATTGGGCGGCCGAGGGCGGCTTCATCGGtgtcggcgaggagggcaacGTTCAGGAGCCCCTCTGGACCGACAAGCAGCTCAACGTGGAGCAGGCGaccgaggagatcaaggccacTGGCAATGCGGCCAATGGCATCACCGAGgcgctccttgagctcgagtCGAGGCAGACTTCCGAGGCTGCCACGGCTGCTTAA
- a CDS encoding Zn(2)-C6 fungal-type domain-containing protein — protein sequence MSPGIVPSKNKGPKACTTCAKAKARCVPGPEGSLKCDRCHRLDKTCMSQTPAPPRPRKSPKLSKIAALEKRLEELSSHVRHDSSSRSPTPSPEAETEPASELCSKTDSWDFNHIFPLKQSADSQTPHPPASEPGKRRPWDSWWPTPHEAELLLANYRNIHACLFPFVRVPEHLTALEVRENRPFMWKAIMMVGCFLDGARQVKLGEELLAEIGRAAVVDGLKSLDLLHGLQMLVAWFHYALKGSQVTNLLFLARSMCVNLTFKEDASLQGEAMERNLDHMRAYAGTYYLNTLVFTANKRPDVLMNTSSLETCCKALEANMQYPSDEYLVKLVRIQQLAQSISLTMTVENIGQHAMKLPLTMVVRSFQDQLDQYRNSLGPRFSGNDNLKSHIHVAEVLLYEIALSDQHSTASYMPLTDRLQLLWGCLRSLKSFFDLRFSHRELERPRFLCMSASDFVYTIITGIKLMTLQLPGWNLASIHNELDMTEVMDQQVRDLVVIVARRKQGNILGTATPSGVPAPQPPEDPFERLLRQLKTLRDLVKVELKRLVAGTANPQVVEFSQDILMGDFSSDFWQGSTQGFNVWNIVGDPGVLDESMQ from the exons ATGAGTCCCGGTATTGTCCCATCCAAGAACAAGGGCCCCAAGGCCTGCACGACATGCGCCAAGGCGAAGGCCAGATGCGTCCCGGGCCCTGAAGGGAGCCTCAAGTGCGACAG GTGTCATCGGCTGGACAAGACATGTATGTCCCAGACTCCGGCTCCGCCCCGGCCCCGGAAGAGCCCCAAGTTGTCAAAGATTGCCGCTCTGGAGAAGCGTCTGGAGGAGCTGTCGTCCCATGTACGGCACGACTCCTCGAGCAGGTCCCCCACACCGTCCCCCGAGGCAGAGACAGAGCCAGCGTCGGAGCTCTGCAGCAAGACCGACAGCTGGGACTTTAACCACATTTTCCCACTGAAGCAGAGTGCTGATAGTCAAACACCCCATCCCCCGGCGTCAGAGCCAGGCAAGCGGCGCCCATGGGACTCATGGTGGCCTACGCCACACGAGgccgagctgctgctggcaaACTATAGGAACATCCATGCGTGTCTGTTCCCCTTTGTGAGGGTGCCGGAGCATCTCACGGCGCTCGAGGTGCGAGAGAACCGGCCGTTCATGTGgaaggccatcatgatggtGGGGTGCTTCCTCGATGGGGCAAGACAGGTCAAGCTGGGTGAGGAGCTGTTGGCCGAGATTGGCCGGGCGGCGGTTGTGGATGGGCTGAAGAGCCTGGATCTGCTGCATGGGCTGCAGATGTTGGTAGCATG GTTTCACTATGCACTCAAGGGCTCGCAGGTTACGAACCTGCTCTTCCTTGCCCGGTCCATGTGCGTCAACTTGACTTTCAAGGAGGATGCCAGTTTGCAAGGGGAAGCCATGGAGCGGAATCTCGACCATATGAGAGCATATGCCGGGACATATTATCTCAACACTTT GGTGTTTACGGCAAACAAGAGACCGGATGTTCTCATGAACACTAGTTCCCTAGAGACATGCTGCAAGGCGCTTGAGGCAAACATGCAGTATCCGTCTGACGAGTATTTAGTAAAGCTGGTGAGAATTCAGCAGCTAGCTCAGTCCATCTCTCTCACCATGACTGTCGAAAATATCGGTCAACATGCTATGAAGCTACCTTTAACAATGGTGGTGCGCTCATTCCAGGATCAACTTGATCAGTACAGGAATTCTCTTGGTCCACGCTTTTCCGGCAATG ATAATCTCAAGTCGCATATTCATGTGGCCGAGGTCCTCCTTTACGAGATTGCCCTCTCGGATCAACACTCTACAGCCTCATACATGCCCTTGACCGACCGACTCCAGCTCCTCTGGGGCTGTCTCAGGTCGCTCAAGTCCTTCTTCGATCTCCGCTTCTCGCATCGTGAGCTGGAAAGGCCGCGGTTCCTGTGCATGAGCGCGTCCGACTTTGtctacaccatcatcacgggCATTAAGCTCATGACGCTGCAACTGCCTGGATGGAACCTCGCCAGCATTCACAACGAGCTCGACATGACCGAGGTGATGGACCAGCAGGTTCGCGATCTGGTGGTCATCGTCGCGCGGCGCAAGCAGGGCAACATCCTAGGCACGGCGACGCCCTCAGGTGTTCCGGCGCCGCAGCCCCCTGAGGATCCGTTCGAGAGGCTTTTGCGGCAACTCAAGACGCTGAGGGACCTAGTCAAGGTGGAGCTGAAGCGGCTTGTAGCCGGGACTGCGAACCCTCAGGTCGTCGAGTTTAGCCAAGATATTTTGATGGGTGATTTCAGCAGCGATTTCTGGCAGGGATCCACGCAGGGGTTTAATGTTTGGAATATCGTCGGGGATCCAGGCGTGTTGGATGAGTCTATGCAATGA
- a CDS encoding Pyr-redox-2 domain-containing protein translates to MVGFPPSRALVRVGGTGNRVISKRLAGTITQDADSKERIVVLGSGWAGYALARTINPSKASRILISPRSHFVFTPLIASTAVGTLEFRAAVEPCRKLGLTEFHQAWASDIDFAAKTITVEANQRDGVTARTGKDLLKGLEFQVPYDKLVVAVGCYSQTFGVEGVKEHACFLRDATDARTVRLKVLQKFEQAALPSASDVQRKRLLHFAVVGGGPTGIEFAAELHDLIHEDLAKMYPELMEHVAITIYDIAPKVLPMFDRNLAAYATNMFSRRGIRVKTEHHLQRIRQDDDVLLMKIKEEPEEVAAGVVVWSTGLMQNPLVGRLVGQEVKGAGKIAKDSKTGGIKVDEHLRVQVESQDNNGNTITKSLPDVYAIGDCAVVQGRSFPATAQVASQQATYLGKRFNAGTSSQGAPTAPFHFRNWGTMAYLGGWRAIHQKGADELKGRAAWILWRTAYLTKSMSLKNKIMIPFYWLITWIFGRDISRF, encoded by the exons ATGGTTGGTTTTCCGCCGAGTCGTGCTTTGGTGAGGGTGGGAGGAACTGGGAATAGAGTCATCTCCAAGAGACTGGCAGGCACGATAACACAAGATG CCGACTCCAAGGAACGCATCGTGGTGCTCGGATCCGGATGGGCCGGTTACGCCCTCGCCCGGACAATCAACCCCTCAAAAGCCTCACGGATCCTCATCTCTCCTCGTTCCCACTTTGTTTTCACTCCCCTCATCGCCTCCACGGCCGTTGGCACGCTCGAGTTTAGAGCTGCCGTCGAGCCATGCCGCAAGTTGGGACTGACAGAGTTCCACCAGGCGTGGGCGTCAGACATTGACTTTGCGGCAAAGACCATCACTGTTGAGGCTAACCAGCGTGATGGTGTCACGGCCCGTACGGGGAAGGATCTGCTCAAGGGTCTCGAGTTCCAGGTGCCGTATGACAAGCTCGTTGTGGCTGTTGGGTGTTACAGTCAGACATTTGGCGTCGAAGGTGTCAAAGAGCACGCTTGCTTCCTAAGAGATGCTACAGACGCCAGAACTGTACGTCTCAAGGTTCTGCAAAAGTTTGAGCAGGCGGCTCTGCCAAGTGCCAGCGATGTTCAGAGGAAGCGTCTGCTACACTTTGCCGTCGTGGGTGGAGGTCCTACGGGTATTGAGTTTGCAGCAGAGTTGCACGACCTTATTCATGAGGATTTGGCAAAGATGTATCCAGAGTTGATGGAGCATGTGGCCATCACCATCTACGACATTGCGCCCAAGGTCCTGCCCATGTTTGATCGCAACTTGGCGGCATATGCGACAAACATGTTTAGCCGCAGGGGTATCCGTGTCAAGACGGAGCATCACCTTCAGCGCATTCGACAGGACGACGACGTGCTACTCATGAAGATTaaggaagagccagaggaggtGGCAGCTGGTGTTGTCGTCTGGAGTACTGGTCTCATGCAGAATCCCCTGGTAGGGAGACTGGTCGGCCAGGAGGTCAAGGGCGCAGGCAAGATCGCCAAGGACAGCAAGACGGGCGGTATCAAGGTGGACGAGCATCTCCGCGTGCAAGTCGAATCCCAAGACAACAACGGAAACACCATCACAAAGTCCCTCCCAGACGTCTACGCCATCGGCGACTGCGCCGTAGTCCAAGGCCGATCGTTCCCAGCAACAGCCCAAGTAGCCAGCCAGCAGGCCACGTACCTCGGTAAGCGCTTCAACGCGGGCACTTCATCTCAGGGAGCTCCCACGGCGCCGTTCCACTTTCGCAACTGGGGAACTATGGCTTACCTCGGCGGATGGAGAGCCATCCACCAGAAGGGCgccgacgagctcaagggcaGAGCTGCGTGGATCCTCTGGCGGACTGCGTATCTGACCAAGAGCATGAGTCTGAAGAACAAGATCATGATTCCGTTTTACTGGTTGATTACTTGGATCTTTGGACGGGATATCTCGAGGTTTTAA
- a CDS encoding U3 small nucleolar RNA-associated protein 10: MATSLAAQLAQVAANSKSTLNVKAQKAAHSKSLIWEPRVAATQNYQTLYTTCFQGFEELCQLDARFAPFQATIFSEESQNQDRTQLTASENEELDRRVGAFLRLAGSRLRLMPAIKSIEWLIRRFRIHEENTQALLLAFLPYHSIPAFATLLSILPNKIPHDFRFLDPYIRSVTSPPRSVLVRQAIQHPAFLTLISEYTLESCRMQYNYPALVSFWAGIMTEAISGILDKTRSGRAAVQSENDQALLHRLGPIFAESLVMKKVPSVQIASYMAIAVFVSKGNLEDGAVTAFMDQTVYGWTNDTVRPGLVCLAILAQYRSAKQMSSKTTKALMKVADIGKLLVEIGQERRVDKLANGLCLALIERLTKKGDARGLATIITILSSPILKDKQVSVIFKSLILTAHRLNDDNDEDGALRRELGSALITLSQSTGKSGDTIQSVLEEVKFDIEELEMKLDLSFRSRRLPEAAKDDQDMNDGTEEKKAPQDLGLLLKELSDRSESLSPCLQPQPSEIFDEFSHAFFSIVSESSQNSGLLSEFEQNPKLHRQSAFKDCTYFSFFIRIWCGPYPALARVAALEMVKRRLKVGDSDKTDLQALLPYCISALSDPSKRVRQAAADLITVLTSLYVPPVPSKGLTIWGAETLYGKSKGTNSLTSDVVAKVLHLQILPTVEECVMDPEHISAVLKTAIEQGKYQSKPNAALDKKDHLSQPGRLALLEFLASHIVNTPLILVKNRLLKTVNEVRGVSTTTRTQLLLPALQWWAGLSEDEAAQLCISERLDKSDMDTRFVDVVVPNDTAGLEFFLEFLREPEQREKADLIRAIFARIKKMWSSMKPEIKFIAAEQLLEISQESTAASDSKSVVPAEASDMLRSVRLTTDILTYFLDSIQTGTKMITEPPPNKRRRTSSSGGDRGLITQVTPELSQALRKVTFVLQLVENSNPVEHPELLDGLFTALSELQHFRTVVGSELGYLQNLILRSLLAMMPTYKANKKLKIDSSGGYGDLLVNCIQKSSSPVVQNAALLLIASLATTAPNLVLHSVMPIFTFMGTSVLRQSDDYSAHVVAQTIKEVIPPLIESLRQGQKSPVAGASDILVSFTTAYEHIPAHRRHGLFVALVETLGPQDFLHALVSMLVDRYGPSDALLQFVIELLNHFSIQTQLETLVKLLDLIADLFKPKPGISFVLLGITDDRDKDKKDLEEIALRQLSAFPSFLANKKLRAQIGGLMEKDDMDASRLRELYATLLENILVLADTVKTTKTLHNRCGQALSNHLNLLSIGEFIKAVENLLDRPDMGLRQKVLRALEVRVEQESNTDPASRSVLLAFLPQLTAGIRESNDMRYKHTAVTCVDKIAEKYGKKDIEAVVAAATTIAGEHCLGQSEERLRVMALLCLTSLVDVLQDAIVPVLPSAIPQAVAYLNDSLAEDARDEELHVASYGFISSLAEHLPYMLSTYIDRILEVSNKSAEVDLEDETRESRVDCLHFLAKQLEAKEIFSALDRNWESARSSGFSAVAEYLDVLGLAIDKHPKSGISKNATLLSGILMKAFDLRRQEHAKGEVGEQSLLKLSALDASTNDKGLKMIYKLNDAAFRPVFVQLIEWSSSGLPKSDRAGRSLRQYSVYGFLQVFFGNLKSIVTNYATYIVEDAVKVLQTVDLSKPEERQLWTRVLQTLANCFEHDQDDFWQAPAHFSAVGPVLMEQFSHAGSVDVTEDLIPTTVELASAADSQAHQKELNSALLKHLRSESAAVRLAAVKCEQALTDRLGEEWLSMLHEMLPRISELQEDDDEVVERETHRWIVKIEGVLGESLDAMLQ; encoded by the exons atggccacctCTCTCGCTGCTCAATTGGCGCAGGTGGCCGCCAACTCAAAGTCGACTCTCAACGTCAAGGCGCAAAAGGCTGCGCATTCCAAATCGCTGATCTGGGAACCTCGAGTCGCCGCAACCCAGAACTACCAGACTCTCTACACCACCTGCTTCCAGGGCTTCGAGGAACTTTGCCAGCTCGATGCGAGATTTGCGCCTTTCCAGGCTACAATCTTTAGCGAGGAGAGTCAGAACCAAGACCGTACTCAGCTTACAGCCTCTGAGAATGAGGAGCTAGACCGACGAGTCGGGGCCTTTCTGCGCCTCGCAGGCAGTCGCCTTAGGCTAATGCCTGCTATCAAGTCTATTGAATGGCTCATCCGAAGATTTAG AATCCATGAGGAAAACACCCAAGCTCTGCTTCTCGCATTTCTCCCCTACCACTCGATCCCGGCCTTCGCGACCCTTCTATCGATTCTTCCCAACAAGATCCCACACGACTTTCGCTTCCTCGACCCTTACATTCGATCCGTTACCTCGCCGCCCCGATCTGTTTTGGTTCGCCAGGCTATCCAGCACCCTGCCTTCTTGACCCTCATCTCTGAGTACACCCTCGAGTCATGCCGCATGCAATACAACTATCCTGCCCTGGTTTCTTTCTGGGCGGGTATCATGACTGAGGCCATCAGTGGCATCCTGGACAAGACGAGGTCAGGCCGGGCCGCGGTCCAGAGCGAGAACGACCAAGCTCTGCTTCATCGCCTCGGCCCCATCTTTGCGGAATCATTGGTTATGAAGAAGGTTCCCAGTGTTCAAATTGCCTCGTACATGGCGATTGCCGTGTTTGTGTCCAAGGGAAATCTTGAGGATGGAGCTGTGACCGCGTTCATGGACCAGACAGTCTACGGTTGGACCAACGACACGGTACGCCCTGGTCTGGTCTGCCTGGCCATCCTGGCGCAGTACCGATCCGCGAAGCAGATGAGCAGCAAGACCACCAAGGCACTAATGAAGGTTGCCGACATtggcaagctccttgttgAGATTGGACAGGAGCGCCGAGTTGACAAGCTGGCCAACGGTCTTTGCCTCGCTCTGATCGAAAGACTTACCAAGAAGGGCGATGCTCGAGGATTGGCGACTATTATCACGATCCTGAGCAGCCCGATCCTGAAGGATAAGCAAGTTTCCGTCATCTTCAAGTCTCTGATCCTGACCGCGCATCGgctcaacgacgacaacgacgaggatggcgcaCTCCGACGGGAATTGGGTTCGGCTTTGATCACCCTGTCCCAGAGCACCGGCAAGTCTGGCGATACCATTCAGTCTGTCCTCGAGGAAGTCAAGTTCGATATCGAGGAATTGGAGATGAAGCTTGATCTTTCGTTCCGTTCCAGAAGACTCCCCGAAGCCGCCAAGGATGACCAGGATATGAACGACGGTacggaggagaagaaggcgccTCAAGACCTGGGCCTGCTTCTCAAGGAGCTCTCTGATCGATCCGAGTCCCTCTCACCTTGCCTCCAGCCTCAACCCTCGGAGATCTTTGACGAGTTTAGCcacgccttcttctccatcgtctccGAGAGCTCTCAAAACTCCGGTCTGCTCTCCGAATTCGAGCAAAACCCCAAGCTCCACCGTCAATCAGCTTTCAAGGACTGCACCTACTTTAGCTTTTTCATCCGTATTTGGTGTGGGCCGTATCCTGCCCTGGCTAGAGTTGCGGCGCTCGAAATGGTCAAGAGGAGGCTCAAGGTTGGCGACTCTGACAAGACTGACCTCCAGGCTCTTCTCCCTTACTGCATTTCTGCGCTGAGCGATCCTTCGAAACGAGTTCGCCAGGCCGCTGCCGACTTAATCACCGTTCTCACCAGTCTATACGTCCCACCGGTTCCTTCCAAGGGACTCACTATCTGGGGTGCTGAGACTCTGTATGGAAAATCCAAGGGCACAAATTCACTGACTTCCGATGTTGTCGCCAAGGTCCTCCACTTGCAGATTCTGCCAACTGTTGAGGAGTGTGTTATGGACCCTGAACATATTTCTGCTGTTCTTAAGACGGCGATTGAGCAAGGCAAATACCAGTCCAAGCCTAATGCTGCtctcgacaagaaggaccACCTGTCTCAACCCGGAAGACTGGCCCTTCTCGAGTTCCTCGCCTCCCATATCGTCAACACTCCCCTGATTCTTGTCAAGAATAGGCTGTTGAAGACTGTCAACGAAGTCCGCGGAGTTAGCACAACGACAAGAACGCAGCTCCTGCTTCCTGCTCTGCAGTGGTGGGCCGGTTTGAGCGAAGATGAAGCGGCCCAGCTTTGCATTTCGGAGCGCTTGGACAAGTCGGATATGGATACTCGgtttgttgatgttgttgttccCAACGATACTGCCGGACTCGAGTTCTTCCTGGAGTTCCTGAGGGAACCGgagcagagggagaaggcTGATCTCATCCGTGCCATCTTTGCCCGAATCAAGAAGATGTGGTCCTCAATGAAGCCTGAAATCAAGTTCATTGCGGCTGAGCAACTGCTGGAGATCTCGCAGGAATCGACTGCTGCCAGTGACTCCAAGTCGGTTGTCCCCGCAGAGGCTTCGGACATGCTGCGAAGTGTGCGCCTGACCACCGATATCCTCACCTACTTCCTCGACTCGATCCAAACTGGTACCAAGATGATCACGGAACCCCCACCAAACAAGCGTCGCAGGACTAGCTCCTCTGGAGGTGACCGTGGCCTCATCACCCAGGTCACCCCTGAGCTGAGCCAAGCTCTGCGAAAGGTCACCTTTGTTCTGCAATTGGTTGAGAACTCGAACCCGGTTGAGCACcccgagcttcttgacggcCTCTTTACAGCCCTGTCTGAGCTCCAGCACTTTAGAACGGTGGTGGGCTCTGAGCTTGGCTACCTGCAGAACCTCATCCTCCGGAGCCTTCTTGCCATGATGCCAACGTacaaggccaacaagaagctcaagattgACAGCTCCGGCGGTTATGGCGATTTGCTTGTCAACTGCATTCAGAAGTCATCCAGCCCTGTTGTGCAGAACGCTGCTCTCCTCTTGATCGCCAGCCTTGCTACGACTGCGCCAAACCTGGTGCTTCACAGTGTCATGCCCATCTTCACCTTCATGGGTACTTCTGTCCTTCGTCAGAGCGACGACTACTCTGCCCATGTTGTGGCCCAGACTATCAAGGAGGTTATTCCTCCATTGATCGAGTCTCTGCGCCAGGGACAGAAGAGCCCTGTTGCTGGTGCCTCGGATATTCTCGTGAGCTTCACCACTGCTTACGAGCACATCCCGGCCCACCGGAGACACGGTCTCTTTGTTGCTCTGGTTGAGACCCTTGGACCCCAAGACTTCCTTCACGCCCTTGTCAGCATGCTGGTTGATCGATATGGCCCCAGCGATGCCCTGTTGCAATTCGTGATTGAGCTGCTGAACCACTTCAGCATTCAGACACAGCTGGAAACGCTTGTCAAGCTGCTCGATCTCATCGCTGATCtgttcaagcccaagcccggAATCTCGTTTGTCCTTCTCGGCATTACCGATGAcagggacaaggacaagaaggatctTGAGGAGATTGCTCTCCGTCAGCTGTCAGCCTTCCCtagcttcttggccaacaagaagctcagGGCTCAGATTGGTggcttgatggagaaggacgatATGGATGCTTCACGACTGAGGGAATTGTACGCTACTCTGCTCGAGAACATCCTCGTTCTTGCAGATACTGTTAAGACGACTAAGACTCTCCATAACCGGTGCGGACAGGCTCTCTCAAACCACCTCAACTTGCTGTCTATCGGTGAGTTCATCAAGGCGGTTGAGAACTTGCTCGACCGACCAGACATGGGACTACGACAAAAGGTTCTCCGGGCGCTCGAGGTCCGAGTCGAGCAGGAGAGCAACACAGACCCGGCATCAAGATCTGTTTTGTTGGCCTTCCTGCCCCAGCTCACAGCTGGAATCAGGGAGTCCAACGACATGCGATACAAGCACACTGCCGTCACATGTGTGGACAAGATCGCCGAGAAGTATGGCAAGAAGGATATCGAGGCAGTGGTGGCGGCAGCGACTACGATTGCTGGCGAGCACTGCCTCGGTCAGTCTGAAGAACGTCTGCGTGTTATGGCTCTCCTGTGCCTGACATCGCTCGTGGATGTGCTACAGGATGCCATCGTGCCAGTGCTACCAAGCGCGATTCCTCAGGCCGTTGCCTACCTCAACGACAGCCTGGCGGAAGACGCTCGGGATGAGGAGCTTCACGTGGCAAGCTACGGATTCATCAGCTCTCTTGCCGAACATCTTCCTTACATGCTCTCGACCTACATCGACCGCATCCTGGAGGTATCCAACAAGTCAGCCGAGGTTGATCTTGAGGACGAGACAAGAGAAAGTCGCGTTGATTGTCTCCACTTCCTGGCTAAGCAGctcgaggcgaaggagatATTCTCGGCTTTGGACCGAAACTGGGAGAGCGCCAGGAGCTCTGGATTTTCT GCTGTGGCGGAATATCTCGATGTTCTGGGCTTGGCCATTGACAAGCACCCCAAGTCTGGCATCAGCAAGAATGCCACGCTCCTGTCAGGCATTCTGATGAAGGCCTTCGACCTTCGACGACAAGAACATGCCAAGGGCGAGGTGGGCGAGCAGAGCCTCTTGAAGCTCAGCGCTCTGGACGCGAGCACAAATGACAAGGGACTCAAGATGATCTACAAGCTCAACGACGCGGCGTTCCGGCCAGTGTTTGTGCAATTGATTGAGTGGTCAAGCTCTGGCCTGCCCAAGAGTGACCGGGCCGGCCGTTCACTACGACAGTACAGCGTATACGGGTTCCTGCAGGTCTTCTTTGGAAACCTCAAGTCGATTGTCACCAACTACGCGACGTACATCGTGGAGGATGCAGTCAAGGTTCTGCAGACGGTGGACCTCAGCAAGCCTGAGGAGCGACAGCTGTGGACGAGGGTGCTGCAGACGTTGGCAAACTGCTTCGAGCACGATCAGGATGACTTCTGGCAGGCACCGGCACACTTCAGTGCCGTTGGGCCGGTGTTGATGGAGCAGTTCTCACATGCCGGGTCAGTTGATGTGACAGAGGACTTGATCCCGACAACGGTGGagttggcctcggcggcagaTTCACAAGCTCACCAGAAGGAGCTCAACTCGGCACTTCTGAAGCACCTTCGATCTGAATCTGCTGCAGTGCGACTGGCGGCTGTCAAGTGCGAGCAGGCACTGACAGACAGGCTGGGAGAGGAGTGGCTGTCGATGCTGCACGAGATGCTGCCTCGGATCAGCGAGCTgcaggaggatgacgacgaggtggTTGAACGGGAGACGCACCGATGGATTGTCAAGATTGAGGGAGTGTTGGGCGAGAGTCTGGACGCCATGTTGCAGTAG